The Prosthecobacter fusiformis genome segment GCTCAGTGCTCAGTGCTCAGTGCTCAGTGCTCAGTGCTCAGTGCTCAGTGCTCAGTGCTCAGTGCTCAGTGCTCAGTGCTCAGTGCTCAGTGCTCGGTGCTCGGTGCTCGGTGCTCGGTGCTCGGTGCTCGGTGCTCGGTGCTCGGTGCTTGGTGCTTGGTGCTTGGTGCTTGGTGCTCGGGGCGGATAGGGCTTATAGGACGGATAGGTCCTATGGGCTTGGAAGAGGGGCGCTAAATCTGAGAACTGTGCACTGAGGACTGAGCACTTGTTTTTGAATGCCGACGGGGCGTCGGCGCTCCATGGTGAAGGCGGGGGCTTGAGAACGGTCTTGCGCGGGACGCACAAGACGGCAGGCGGGACGCCCGCGCTCCAGGGGAGGCGGGCGCGTGCCTCATGATCAGGGGAGATGAAAGGTTTGGGTTTATTTAATACTTGCGTTTTGTGATAAAAACCATAATTATTAACCTGTGTTAGAGCTGGTTTGGCGGCTCTGGCTTTCTTTTCACCTTTATGATGCCTCTCATTTACCAGATTCTTACGGAAGCGGGCTGCGCGGATAGCGTGCCGGTGCGTGAGGCGGTGGAGGAGGCTTGCTATAACCAGACGTCTTTTGTGGAGGCGGTACTGGATTGTGAGGGGGTGCGGGAGAGGGATTTTCTGATGGCGCTGGCGCATACTCTTTCTCTGCCCTGGTGGGAGGGGAATGGGGAGGTGCCGGGGGAGCCGGGGCTGCGGAGGCACTTGCCGGCGGAGATCGCGCTGCGGCATAGGCTGCTGCCGGTGGCGTTTGAGGAGCGGCCGGAGGTGGATGGGAAAATGCGTGGGGTGCTGCATCTGACGACTTTTGATCCCCTGAATCTGGTGACGCATCAGCGGGTGGCGTCCAGCCTGAACCATGCGGTGGTGTGGCATGTGGGGCAGCGCACGCGGATCGTGGAGGGACTGCAAAAGCTCTATGGCCTGGGGGCGGATACGTTTGAGAAGATCCTGCGCGGCCGGGCGGACTGGGGCGCGGAGGAGGTGGGGGATGAGATCACGGTTTTGGATGAGCCGGAGGATGAGGAGGCGAGTGTGGTCCGGTTTGTGAACCAGATCATCCGCCGTGGGCTGGAGCAAAGGGCGACGGATATCCATGTGGAGCCGCAGCAGGACCGGCTGCGGATTCGCTACCGCATCGACGGACGGCTGGAGGAGCTGCCGGTGCCGGAGAACATCAAGAGCCTGCAATCGAGCGTGATCGCGCGCCTGAAGATCATGGCGCGGCTGGACATTGCGGAGAAGCGGTTGCCGCAGGATGGGCGCATCAATCTGGAGCTGGATGGGCTGCCGATCGATGTGCGTGTGGCGACGATCCCGAGTGTGGAGGGGGAGAGCATTTCCCTGCGCTTGCTTTCGCAGCAGGCGATGACAATTGGGAGGCTGGGCCTAACGGAAAGCATGAAACCGCTGGTGCTGGATCTTTTGAAGCAGCCGAACGGCATTGTGCTCATCACGGGGCCGACGGGCAGCGGGAAGAGCACGACGCTGTATGCTTTCCTGAGTGAGATGAACCAGACGCACCGGCGCATTGTGACGATCGAGGATCCGGTGGAGTATAAGATGCCGGGGATGGTGCAAATCGCGGTGAAGCCGGAGATCGGTCTGACGTTTGCCACAGGGCTGAGAAGCATCCTGCGCGGTGACCCGAACGTGGTCATGGTGGGGGAAATGCGTGACCTGGAGACGACGGAGATTGCCATCCGGGCGGCGCTGACGGGGCACCTGGTGTTCAGCACGCTGCATACGAATGATGCCATCGGCGGGGTGACGCGTCTGGTGGACATGGGGGTGGAGCCTTTCCTGGTGAGCAGTGCGGTGCGGGCGTTTTTTGCGCAACGTCTGGTTAGGAAACTGTGCCCGCTGTGCAAGGCCCCGGCGCAGGTGGAGCGGGAGTATCTGCGGAGCATCGGCTTTCCGCTGACTGTGCCTGGACAGGTGATGCGCGCGGTGGGCTGCGAGGGCTGCCGGGGCAGTGGCTACCAGGGGCGGCTGAGCATCTATGAGGTGGTGCAGATGACGGGTGCGCTGCAGCATCTGATCAACATCCGTGCGCATCCGGCGGAGTTTTATAAGCAGGCGCTGAATGATGGCTATGTGCCGATGCGCGGCTATGGCTTCCAAAAGGTGCTGGCGGGGGAGACGACCATCGAGGAGGTGCTGAGCGTGACGGCGATGGAGCGCGAGCCTGATGCGGTGCCGGTGGCTGGCCGGGGGAACACTCAACTTTTAAGGGAGGCTGCGTGATGAGGGGTGCTTTGACATGGAGCGCACGCGTCCCGCGTGCTGACTTTGGCGTCCTCGCCGAAGACCGTTCTCAAAGGTCGCCACTTCCTGGCTATCCTACCCTCCCGCAACGGACATCCAGGGACGGTTCCCCGCGAGGACGCGGGCAACAGCACGCGAGACGCGTGCGCTCCAGGAAGAGTGGCGTCGCGAAGCTCTGGCTGAGATTCGGGACTGAGTGCTGTGCACTGAGAACTGAGCACTTGAACGGGATGCGGACGAGGGCGTCCGCGCTCCGGTGGGATTTGATGCGGACGGGGGCGTCCGCGCTCCGGTGGGATTTGATGCGGACGGGGGCGTCCGCGCTCCGGTGGGATTTGATGCGGACGGGGGCGTCCGCGCTCCGGTGGGATTTGATGCGGACGGGGGCGTCCGCGCTCCGGTGGGATTTGATGCGGACGGGGGCGTCCGCGCTCCGGTGGGATTTGATGCGGACGGGGGCGTCCGCGCTCCGGTTGAAATCTGATGCGGACGGGGGGGGCCGCGCTCCGCTTTAATACCATGCCGACTTTTTCTTACAGCGCGCATAGCCCGTCCGGTGTCATCACCGGGGAGGTGGTGGCTGGGGACAGGGCGGAGGCGATGAGTTTGTTAGGCAAGCAGAGGCTGCAACCTTTTAAGCTGGTGCAGGCGGGCGGGGGGACGGTGCGGGAGATGGCGGCGGCGGCGACGAAGGCGAGCGCGGCGGCTCTGCCGAGCGGGCCGATCAAGCTGAAGCTGGGCCAGGTGGTGCTGTTCACGGAGGAGCTTTCGGATCTGCTGGGCGCGGGCATCCAACTGGAGCCTGCGCTGGCGACGATGGAGCGGCGACGGGAGCTTTCGAGCGTGAAGACGCTGGCGACGGTGCTGCGCGCGAAGGTGCGGGATGGCATGCCGTTTTCCAAGGCGGTGGCGGCGACGAGCCCGAGCTTTGGCCATCTGTTTTGCGCGCTGGCGACGGCGGGTGAGGCGAGCGGTTCCCTGCCTGCGATCCTGCGGCGGCAGGTGGCGTATCTGCGGTCGCTGGCGGCGCTGCGGGCGAAGGTGGCGTTCGCGCTGATCTACCCGGCTTTCCTGGTGGTGGCGGCGGTGGCGGTGACGTTGCTTTTTGTAGTGTATCTGATACCGAAACTGACGGAGCTGCTGGATTCCACCGGTGGCTCCCTGCCGCTGGGGGCGCTGATCATTTTGAAGTTCAGTGATCTGTTCAAGGCTACGTGGTGGATGCTGGGGCTGGGTGGTTTCTGCGTGTACCTGATGGTGAAGGGATGGCTAAAAAGGCCGGAGTCCCAGGTGCCGTGGGCGCGGTTTTTGCTGAGGCTGCCGTTGTTCGGCAACATCCTGAAGGCGCGGTTTTATGTGCAGTTTTTGGAGACGATGTCTAATTTGTTAGGCAGCGGGCTGCCGATGGTGCAGGCGATGCAGCTGACGCATCAGGCCATTGAGAATCCACACTTCCGCGTGGAGTTCGAAGGGGTGATGCGGCATGTGGGGGAAGGGGTGAGCCTTTCCCGTGCGCTGGATCGCAGTGGGCTTTTCCCGCCGCTGCTGCTGGACATGGTGAATGTGGGTGAGCAGACGGGGGATCTTTCAGCTGCGCTTTCGAAGGCGGCGGAGCGGTTCGACCGGGAGCTGGCGCAGAAGGTGGAAAAGCTGAGCGCGATGGTGCAGCCGCTGATCGTCTGCCTGATGGCGGGCATGGTGGGCATCATGGCGTATCTGATGATCACGACGATCTTCCAGACGATTTCTGGGATGAGCGGGTGAGGCAGAGGAGCGCGTTTTTTGACAGGATTACAAGATTGGCAGGATTAACAAGATTTAGAAAGTGACTGACATGAAGATAACTAATGATCTAACAAAAAGGAGCCGTCGTCAGGCGGCGGGGTTTACGCTGGTGGAGATGGTGCTGGTGCTGGGCATTGTGGCGCTGCTGGTGGGCGCGGGCATTGTGTCGCTAGTGGGCGTGCTGGATTCCGGCAAGAAGACCCGGGTGAAGGCGGACCTGAACACGATCACGGCGGCGATGCGCAGCTATGAGACGGACAATATGTTTCTGCCCAGCACGGAGCAGGGGGTGATGGCGCTGGTGCAAAAACCCAGCTCCCGGCCTGCGCCGGCGAACTACACGCCGAAGCTGAAAAAGATGCTGCTGGATCCGTGGGGCAACCCGTATCATTATAAGCGCCCAGGGGCGAAGGATAAGGGGGGCTTCGATGTGTATTCGGCCGGACCAGATGGACTGGCGGATACGGCGGATGATATTGGTAACTGGGATCTGTGAGGCCGTTGGGGCTTTTTAGACAGGATTGCAGGATTTTCAAGATTTACAGGAGGGCTTTGGAATAACTAATGATTGTTTTGAATCCAGCTTGTATGGTCCGGGGCGGGCAAGGGGAGGAAACCCGTGCATGGTGCGGGGCACTCCTGCCTGCTTTTGAAGAGTTTTTTAGACAGGATGAGAGTCCCGCAGTGGCGGGGTAAATTAACAGGAGGGAATAACCAATGATTTGTTTTCATTCCAGCTTGAATGGACGGAGGCCGGGCAAGGGGATGAATCCTCGTGCGCGGCGCGTCTGTGCGGTGGGCTTTACGCTCATCGAGGTATGCGTGGCGATGGCCATCGGCGTGCTGATTTTGGGGGTGGCGACGATGAGCATGGCGGGCGTGCAGGGGGAGGCGCGGCTGAAGAAGATGGCGGCGCAGGTGGAGTCCCTGGCTCGGGTTTCCCTGCTGAAGGCGGTGATGGATCAGCGTCTGGTGCGGGTGGATCTGAATGGGGGTCTGCCAGCGGATGGGCGTGTGCAGGTGCGGCGGGTGGGGGAGAAATCTTTCCGCAATCCGCAGCGCGGGGAGGTGTGGGAATTCAGCCCGACGGGGGTGTGCGAGCCGGTGGAGGTGCGCGTGAGCAATGAGGCGGGGGAGATCGAGCTGGGCTTTGATCCGCTGACGGGCTGCGCGGTGAGAAAGGAGGTGCGTGTCTCCTTATGAGAACGAATTTATCCAGACCGAGTTTGTTTCGCAGTCTGCGCCCTTCGCGCGGCGGCTCCGGGATGCCGGTGGCGGATCTCTTTGAGGGTGGGGAGAAAGTGGGTGGGGAGAAAGTGGGACGCGATGCGTCCGAGGGGATGGTTGCGGACAGGAGTGTCCGCGCTCCACTCGGGGATGCGGACAGGAGTGTGCGTGCTCCACTTGGGGATGCGGAAAAGGTGGTTAGGCCGAAGGTTCTGGGGGGATGGGCGGATGAGGGGGATTCCAAGTACCGTGGGCACTCCTGCCCGCGACCGAGCGTTATTGCGCCATCGAAAAGCGGGGACGTTAGCGAACGAGGCCTTGGGGCGGGGACGCTGGCGGACGGGGGTGGCTTGGGGCGGACGGATGGCGGGCAGGAGTGCCCACCGTACTTAAGAGGGGCGGATGAGGATGTGGCCAGGGGGCTGCGAATGCTTGAGAACGGTTCCCCGCGAGGACGCGAGGAACTGCACGCGGGATCACCGCAGTCGCGGGACAGGCGCGTGCGCTCCATGGACGGAGGCCTAACTAGAAGGAGGGTGATGATGCCGGGGGTGGGGAATTGCAGGAGGCCGATGGAGAATGTGCGGCGCGGCACGGCGGGGCGTGCGCCGGAGAATGAACGGCGGGGCGCTGGGGCGCTGGGCCGGGGCGGGTTTGCGCTGCTGGAGGTGATTTTGGCGCTGGCGCTGTTTTCCATCGTGGCGGTGGGGATGACGCGGGCGCTGGACCAGATCGCGCAGACATCAAAGCAATCCCGCCAGGAGGCGCAGGTGCTGCGGGTGCTGGAATCGGTGCTGGCGGAGGTGTCTCACCAGCCGGAGCTGAAGGAGACATCGGTGAATTTCCCGAAGAGCGCGGACGGGGTGGATGCGAGCGCGCGGATCGTGAAGGTGAAGCTGCTGACGAAGGATAAGACGGAGCTGGACCACATGTTTAAAATCCAGGCGGAGGCATGGCTGGAGACGGGTTTTAAAAGGGCGCTGAAGAGGCGCATGGAGACTTATGTTTATTCACCGCACAGCCCGTAGCGACTGCGCACGGAGGGGGGGCTTTACCCTGCTGGAGGTCATCGCTGCGCTGGCGCTGATCTCGCTGGTCATTGGCGGGGTGTATGGGGTGGCGGACGGGGCGATGAAGCTGAGCGCGTCCATGAACCGGGCGCGGACGGGGGAGCTGCGCGTGAGCAATTTCATCCATCAATGGCGGGACTGGCTGGAGGCGGTGCCGCCGACGGTGAGCCTGAATGCGGGCCTGGAGCGGGTGAAGCGTGGTGCGGCGGGAAATCTGCTGGTGGAAGGCGGGCCGCCGCCCTTTGCCTGGTGCCCGGCGGTGCGGCGGGCGGATGCGGTGGAATTTGCCCTGGTGCGCGGGAAGGAGCCGAAGGCGCTGACGCTGATGGTGCGGCACCTGAAGCGGCTGGAGAAACCGACGGCGCTGGATGAATTTGAGGACCTGGCAGAGCTGCCGCTGCTGACGGGGCTGCGGGAATTCAAGACGCAGTTTTATGATCCGGCGGAGAAGCGCTGGTATGGGAGCTGGGATGCGAAGAAGCGGGCGCGACCGCCGCTGTTCATGCGCGTGCAGTTTTCTTTTTTGACGGACCCGCGCGAGCATGAGGCGACCTTTTGGGTGGCGGATGATCTGGTGGGGCCTTCGGGGTGAAGGGGCGTTTTTGGACAGGATTGGCAGGATTGGCAGGATGGAGAGAGGGGATGGGAAGGACTAACTTTAAGTGTGATTAAATGGACTGGGTGAATAACAAAAATCAAAATCGTGTGAATCCTGTATCAAGGGCGGCCCTTTTTCTTTCATCTGCGATCCGCTGACTGGACTGGATTTTAAAACTGAGAACTGAGAACAGAGCACTGAGAACTTAAATACTGATGCGGACGAGGGCGTCCGCGCTCCACATTGAATACTGAAGCGGACGGGGGCGTCCGCGCTCCATATTGAACTTGAAGCGGACGAGGGCGTCCGCACTCCATTGCTCCTGCACTCCCTATGATCCTTCATTCCATTTCTCCTCGCCGCCAGGGCTCTGCGTTGATCGCGGTGTTCTGGATGATCGCGGTGCTGGGGCTGGTGATTTATGCGGGGGCGAAGGCGCTGGAGGCGGATGCGTCGTATTCCCGGCAGATGCGCGGGCGCACGTATGCGAAGCGGCTGGCACACATGGGGCTGGAGATCGGGCGGCATCCGGGGCTGCCGGTGCATGATCCGCTGCTGTTTTATACGAATGAGGATGGGGGGAGCTATGCGGTGCGGATCGTGGCGGAGGAGGCGCGTTTAAACATCAATGTGCTGCTGCAAATGGATGACCGGGTTTTGCTGCCGAGGCTGTTCGCGGCCTGGGGGCTGAAGCCGGAATTTGCCGCTGGCCTGCGGGATGCGCTGAAGGACTGGGTGGATGCGGACTCGCACGTGGGGCTGAATGGGGCGGAGGCGCGGGACTATGAGAAGGCGGGCCTGGAGGGGATGCCTTTTAACCGCCCTTTCCAAAGTGTGGAGGAGATGCTGCTGGTGCGGGGCATGGGGGAGGTGGAGGCGGTGCGGCCGGATTGGCGCGAGTGGTTCACGGTCTTTGGCGATGGGCGGGTGGATGTGAATGATGCGCGGGCGGAGCTGATCGCCCTGCTGGCGAATGTGCCGGTGGAGCGGGTGCAGCCGCTGCTGACGCTGCGTGCGGGGCCGGACGGGGCGGCGGGCACGCAGGATGATGTGAAACTGAGCACGGT includes the following:
- a CDS encoding type II secretion system F family protein: MPTFSYSAHSPSGVITGEVVAGDRAEAMSLLGKQRLQPFKLVQAGGGTVREMAAAATKASAAALPSGPIKLKLGQVVLFTEELSDLLGAGIQLEPALATMERRRELSSVKTLATVLRAKVRDGMPFSKAVAATSPSFGHLFCALATAGEASGSLPAILRRQVAYLRSLAALRAKVAFALIYPAFLVVAAVAVTLLFVVYLIPKLTELLDSTGGSLPLGALIILKFSDLFKATWWMLGLGGFCVYLMVKGWLKRPESQVPWARFLLRLPLFGNILKARFYVQFLETMSNLLGSGLPMVQAMQLTHQAIENPHFRVEFEGVMRHVGEGVSLSRALDRSGLFPPLLLDMVNVGEQTGDLSAALSKAAERFDRELAQKVEKLSAMVQPLIVCLMAGMVGIMAYLMITTIFQTISGMSG
- the gspG gene encoding type II secretion system major pseudopilin GspG: MKITNDLTKRSRRQAAGFTLVEMVLVLGIVALLVGAGIVSLVGVLDSGKKTRVKADLNTITAAMRSYETDNMFLPSTEQGVMALVQKPSSRPAPANYTPKLKKMLLDPWGNPYHYKRPGAKDKGGFDVYSAGPDGLADTADDIGNWDL
- a CDS encoding GspE/PulE family protein, whose product is MMPLIYQILTEAGCADSVPVREAVEEACYNQTSFVEAVLDCEGVRERDFLMALAHTLSLPWWEGNGEVPGEPGLRRHLPAEIALRHRLLPVAFEERPEVDGKMRGVLHLTTFDPLNLVTHQRVASSLNHAVVWHVGQRTRIVEGLQKLYGLGADTFEKILRGRADWGAEEVGDEITVLDEPEDEEASVVRFVNQIIRRGLEQRATDIHVEPQQDRLRIRYRIDGRLEELPVPENIKSLQSSVIARLKIMARLDIAEKRLPQDGRINLELDGLPIDVRVATIPSVEGESISLRLLSQQAMTIGRLGLTESMKPLVLDLLKQPNGIVLITGPTGSGKSTTLYAFLSEMNQTHRRIVTIEDPVEYKMPGMVQIAVKPEIGLTFATGLRSILRGDPNVVMVGEMRDLETTEIAIRAALTGHLVFSTLHTNDAIGGVTRLVDMGVEPFLVSSAVRAFFAQRLVRKLCPLCKAPAQVEREYLRSIGFPLTVPGQVMRAVGCEGCRGSGYQGRLSIYEVVQMTGALQHLINIRAHPAEFYKQALNDGYVPMRGYGFQKVLAGETTIEEVLSVTAMEREPDAVPVAGRGNTQLLREAA
- a CDS encoding prepilin-type N-terminal cleavage/methylation domain-containing protein, which codes for MFIHRTARSDCARRGGFTLLEVIAALALISLVIGGVYGVADGAMKLSASMNRARTGELRVSNFIHQWRDWLEAVPPTVSLNAGLERVKRGAAGNLLVEGGPPPFAWCPAVRRADAVEFALVRGKEPKALTLMVRHLKRLEKPTALDEFEDLAELPLLTGLREFKTQFYDPAEKRWYGSWDAKKRARPPLFMRVQFSFLTDPREHEATFWVADDLVGPSG
- a CDS encoding prepilin-type N-terminal cleavage/methylation domain-containing protein, whose protein sequence is MNPRARRVCAVGFTLIEVCVAMAIGVLILGVATMSMAGVQGEARLKKMAAQVESLARVSLLKAVMDQRLVRVDLNGGLPADGRVQVRRVGEKSFRNPQRGEVWEFSPTGVCEPVEVRVSNEAGEIELGFDPLTGCAVRKEVRVSL
- a CDS encoding PulJ/GspJ family protein, producing the protein MRTNLSRPSLFRSLRPSRGGSGMPVADLFEGGEKVGGEKVGRDASEGMVADRSVRAPLGDADRSVRAPLGDAEKVVRPKVLGGWADEGDSKYRGHSCPRPSVIAPSKSGDVSERGLGAGTLADGGGLGRTDGGQECPPYLRGADEDVARGLRMLENGSPRGREELHAGSPQSRDRRVRSMDGGLTRRRVMMPGVGNCRRPMENVRRGTAGRAPENERRGAGALGRGGFALLEVILALALFSIVAVGMTRALDQIAQTSKQSRQEAQVLRVLESVLAEVSHQPELKETSVNFPKSADGVDASARIVKVKLLTKDKTELDHMFKIQAEAWLETGFKRALKRRMETYVYSPHSP
- a CDS encoding general secretion pathway protein GspK; this translates as MILHSISPRRQGSALIAVFWMIAVLGLVIYAGAKALEADASYSRQMRGRTYAKRLAHMGLEIGRHPGLPVHDPLLFYTNEDGGSYAVRIVAEEARLNINVLLQMDDRVLLPRLFAAWGLKPEFAAGLRDALKDWVDADSHVGLNGAEARDYEKAGLEGMPFNRPFQSVEEMLLVRGMGEVEAVRPDWREWFTVFGDGRVDVNDARAELIALLANVPVERVQPLLTLRAGPDGAAGTQDDVKLSTVPQVAQLLGAFQPQVVEQLTRWIQFNGPIRRIESTGRFGDIGRRWVLITQNQKALWRGEIPTHGQTP